The Brasilonema sennae CENA114 genome includes a region encoding these proteins:
- a CDS encoding ABC transporter permease subunit (The N-terminal region of this protein, as described by TIGR01726, is a three transmembrane segment that identifies a subfamily of ABC transporter permease subunits, which specificities that include histidine, arginine, glutamine, glutamate, L-cystine (sic), the opines (in Agrobacterium) octopine and nopaline, etc.), with translation MQRLTVIRWLVLGYSCLFLLCGCSFTNGSTAGKTLTVATEPTFPPFEFQSATGELQGFDIDLMNAIAQSAGFKVKYKNIPFDGMIPALQVQTVDAAVAAMAITAQRVKTISFSRPYFKSGVAIATRTDNQNITNLDSLKNKIIGVQIGTTGALKAKSLPGSEVRTFNDSPLTLQALLNGSVDAVLNDRVVILYGIKSGNLKGLKVVGSLLTEEFYGIPTPKGSPNLDLINQGLATVLKNGSYTKIYQKWFGTQPPQLPEKSPIENQTSEKGVSQLFTSLSIILKSLPVLLRGALVTLELTALSVLLGMIGGSLIGIVRLQASVPLRWIARAYVDFFRGTPLLVQIFMIYFGLPAVAQNFGFTFNLNRLAAAVIALSLNSAAYIAEIVRAGIQSIEPGQAEAAQSLGLSSVQTMRYVIFPQAQRRILPPLGNQFISLLKDTSLVAVIGFEELFRKGQLIVAENYRSFEIYATVALVYLFLTLLSSQAFSRWERSLNPVKKKRN, from the coding sequence ATGCAAAGGTTGACTGTTATCCGTTGGCTAGTTCTTGGCTATTCGTGTCTATTTCTGCTTTGCGGTTGTAGTTTCACGAACGGTTCCACTGCTGGTAAAACACTTACTGTTGCAACAGAACCAACGTTTCCGCCTTTCGAGTTTCAATCTGCAACTGGTGAGTTGCAGGGTTTTGACATTGACTTGATGAATGCGATCGCGCAATCTGCTGGATTTAAAGTTAAATATAAAAATATACCTTTTGATGGTATGATTCCAGCGTTGCAGGTGCAAACTGTAGATGCGGCAGTTGCGGCGATGGCAATTACTGCCCAACGAGTCAAGACAATTTCCTTCTCGCGCCCTTACTTCAAATCGGGTGTCGCGATCGCCACCCGCACAGACAATCAAAACATTACCAATTTAGACAGTCTTAAGAACAAGATTATTGGCGTACAAATCGGGACGACTGGCGCACTCAAGGCTAAAAGTCTTCCTGGATCTGAAGTTCGCACTTTTAATGATTCACCCTTAACCCTTCAGGCATTACTCAATGGCAGTGTCGATGCCGTTCTTAATGATCGCGTCGTTATTTTATATGGTATAAAAAGCGGCAACCTTAAGGGACTCAAAGTGGTCGGCAGTCTGCTTACAGAAGAATTCTATGGCATTCCTACACCTAAAGGATCGCCCAACCTAGACCTGATTAACCAAGGTTTGGCAACGGTGCTGAAAAATGGCAGTTATACTAAAATTTACCAAAAGTGGTTTGGTACTCAGCCGCCACAACTACCAGAAAAATCACCCATTGAAAACCAGACTAGCGAAAAAGGCGTATCCCAGCTATTTACCTCACTAAGCATTATCTTGAAGTCACTACCCGTTCTGCTGCGTGGGGCTTTGGTGACACTTGAACTCACAGCACTCTCTGTATTGCTGGGTATGATCGGGGGTTCACTAATTGGGATTGTTCGCCTACAAGCATCTGTTCCTTTGCGCTGGATTGCTAGGGCGTATGTAGATTTTTTCCGGGGGACGCCGTTGCTGGTGCAGATTTTTATGATTTACTTTGGGTTGCCTGCTGTAGCTCAGAATTTTGGTTTCACCTTCAACTTAAATCGTCTGGCGGCAGCAGTGATCGCATTGAGTCTCAATAGCGCTGCCTACATTGCTGAAATTGTCCGCGCAGGCATCCAATCAATTGAGCCGGGGCAAGCAGAAGCCGCCCAATCACTGGGCTTGAGTTCAGTGCAAACGATGCGCTATGTGATCTTTCCTCAAGCCCAAAGGCGGATCTTGCCACCTCTGGGCAATCAGTTCATTAGCCTGCTAAAAGACACCAGTTTAGTCGCTGTCATCGGGTTTGAAGAGTTGTTCCGCAAGGGGCAGCTGATTGTAGCGGAAAACTATCGCTCGTTTGAGATTTACGCCACTGTCGCCCTGGTTTATTTATTCCTAACGCTGCTTTCTTCCCAAGCATTTAGTCGCTGGGAGCGATCGCTTAATCCCGTTAAGAAAAAAAGAAATTAA
- a CDS encoding NACHT domain-containing protein encodes MSLPEGFLTQLEQYSELSQREKEVFLEIFARGKSRVQVTQALNISDSNLGSCLTGIYKKFSISGSGPIKENRLREYLSKRYAQQQPSGRLATDVSDNDNDIDTLVQQIRKQVKPNVKERCGTMRVLDMTQPIKLTGERGIYTSVNILEKITGRRRQEIAELLQNCDVENFDRFGLNPVTEKRVPGLEAVQRYSKLMVLGKPGAGKTTFLKYLAMQCIQGQFQANRVPLFITLKDFAEASKQPDVLEYIAQQLSVCGVSDTNLKTEKLLRQGKALILLDGLDEVREEDTKRVLKQILEISDQFHTNQFVITCRIASKEYTFERFTEVEVADFDEEQIATFAQNWFRLSDQVKGKSLIQKLKENKPIQELATNPLLLTLLCLVFGEAGNFPVNRSELYKEGLDVLLKKWDAKPNIERDQVYKNLSLHRKEDLLSQIALTTFEQKDYFFKQKTVEAYIADFIRNLRDARTEPKELELDSEAVLKSIEGQHGLLVERAKGIYSFSHLTFQEYFTAREIVANSAGNSIIQSRSINFFFS; translated from the coding sequence ATGTCGTTACCAGAAGGCTTCCTGACACAATTGGAGCAATATAGTGAACTGTCGCAACGAGAAAAGGAAGTTTTTCTGGAAATATTTGCTCGTGGTAAAAGTCGAGTCCAAGTCACTCAAGCGCTTAACATCTCCGATAGCAATCTCGGTAGCTGCTTAACAGGAATATACAAGAAGTTTAGCATTAGTGGTAGTGGTCCTATTAAAGAAAACCGCCTGCGGGAGTACTTGAGCAAAAGATACGCGCAGCAGCAACCCTCTGGTCGCTTAGCTACTGATGTTTCAGACAATGATAATGATATTGATACCCTAGTTCAACAAATCCGCAAACAAGTAAAACCCAACGTCAAAGAACGCTGTGGAACCATGCGCGTGCTGGACATGACTCAACCTATCAAGTTGACTGGAGAACGGGGTATTTACACCAGCGTCAACATTTTGGAGAAAATCACGGGACGCAGGCGACAAGAAATTGCAGAACTGCTGCAAAATTGTGACGTGGAAAACTTTGACCGTTTTGGACTCAATCCCGTGACTGAGAAGCGAGTACCAGGACTGGAAGCGGTACAACGTTACAGCAAACTAATGGTGTTGGGGAAACCAGGGGCAGGAAAAACCACGTTTTTGAAGTATTTGGCGATGCAGTGCATTCAGGGACAGTTTCAGGCAAATCGAGTTCCGTTGTTTATCACCCTCAAGGATTTTGCAGAAGCATCCAAACAGCCAGATGTTCTGGAATATATTGCTCAACAGTTGTCGGTTTGCGGGGTGAGTGACACCAACCTGAAAACAGAGAAACTTTTGAGACAAGGTAAAGCATTGATATTGCTAGATGGCTTGGATGAAGTCCGGGAAGAAGATACAAAGCGAGTATTAAAGCAAATTTTAGAGATTTCCGATCAGTTTCACACCAATCAGTTTGTCATCACCTGTCGTATTGCTTCCAAAGAATATACTTTTGAACGGTTCACCGAAGTGGAAGTAGCAGATTTTGATGAGGAACAAATCGCTACCTTTGCTCAAAACTGGTTTCGGTTGAGTGATCAAGTCAAAGGTAAAAGCTTGATTCAGAAACTCAAGGAGAATAAACCAATTCAAGAACTAGCAACTAATCCCTTGCTGCTGACTCTTCTTTGTTTGGTTTTTGGCGAAGCTGGAAATTTTCCGGTAAATCGTTCAGAACTTTATAAGGAAGGGTTGGATGTGTTGCTGAAAAAATGGGATGCCAAACCCAACATTGAGCGGGATCAGGTTTATAAAAACCTGTCTTTACACCGCAAGGAAGACTTGCTGAGTCAAATTGCCCTGACTACATTTGAGCAGAAGGACTATTTTTTTAAGCAAAAAACTGTTGAGGCATACATTGCTGATTTTATTCGCAACTTACGCGATGCTCGTACTGAGCCAAAGGAACTAGAACTAGACAGCGAAGCTGTTTTGAAGTCGATTGAAGGACAGCATGGGCTACTGGTGGAACGGGCAAAGGGGATTTATTCCTTTTCACATCTGACGTTTCAAGAGTATTTTACTGCTAGGGAAATTGTGGCTAATTCTGCTGGCAATAGCATTATCCAGTCAAGAAGCATTAATTTCTTTTTTTCTTAA
- a CDS encoding hybrid sensor histidine kinase/response regulator, whose product MSKSSKSDKILVVDDSADNVFLVKTILQEEGYTVSTAVNGASALAQLEISTCDLVLLDLMMPGMDGYEVTKRIRQNMTLPFIPILLITAHDSPNVAHGLDLGADDFIRKPVTVDELLARVRSLLRLKHSIDERDEIARLRQDLASRLTHDLRTPLVAADRMLLLFAEGALGQLSPQMHEVIEIMARSNSNLLAMVNTLLEVYRFEAGRKTLAFQQVNLSQLLQEVSQELSSLANQKHLAVNLDFGEDSGTSMVMGDRLELHRLFTNLIGNAIKFTDTGEITIRITPATPSDNGITVEIADTGRGISSEEQLTLFERFRQGSHNHSGSGLGLYLSRRIVEAHQGTILVNSEVGKGSVFTVRLPIKQ is encoded by the coding sequence ATGTCTAAATCTTCTAAGTCTGACAAGATTTTGGTTGTAGATGATTCTGCTGACAATGTATTTTTGGTGAAAACCATTTTGCAGGAAGAAGGCTACACGGTTAGCACGGCTGTGAATGGTGCTTCAGCATTGGCACAACTTGAAATATCGACTTGTGATTTAGTGTTGCTGGATCTTATGATGCCGGGAATGGATGGTTATGAAGTCACTAAGCGTATTCGGCAAAATATGACATTGCCATTTATCCCAATTTTGCTGATTACCGCACATGACTCACCTAATGTTGCTCATGGACTAGATTTGGGTGCAGATGATTTTATCCGCAAGCCTGTGACTGTGGATGAATTATTGGCACGGGTGCGATCGCTCCTTCGTCTCAAACACAGTATAGATGAACGCGATGAAATTGCCCGTCTACGTCAAGATTTGGCCTCTCGCCTCACCCACGACTTACGCACACCCTTGGTAGCAGCAGATCGAATGCTGTTGCTGTTTGCTGAGGGCGCTTTGGGACAACTGTCACCGCAAATGCACGAAGTGATAGAGATCATGGCTCGCAGTAACAGCAATTTGCTCGCTATGGTAAACACCTTACTGGAAGTTTATCGTTTTGAAGCAGGTCGCAAAACTCTGGCGTTTCAACAAGTGAATCTCAGCCAGTTACTACAAGAAGTTTCACAAGAATTGAGTTCTTTAGCCAATCAAAAGCACCTTGCAGTCAATTTAGATTTTGGTGAGGACTCAGGGACTAGTATGGTGATGGGCGATCGCCTAGAACTCCACAGACTATTCACCAACCTAATAGGTAACGCTATCAAATTTACTGACACCGGCGAAATAACCATCCGTATCACTCCAGCGACTCCTTCAGATAATGGCATAACAGTTGAAATCGCAGATACAGGTAGAGGTATTTCTTCTGAAGAACAACTCACTTTATTTGAACGATTTCGCCAAGGAAGTCATAATCATTCTGGTAGTGGCTTAGGACTGTACCTTTCTCGCCGAATTGTCGAAGCACATCAAGGCACGATTCTCGTGAATTCAGAAGTCGGCAAAGGGAGTGTATTCACGGTACGTTTGCCCATTAAACAATAA
- a CDS encoding aldehyde dehydrogenase, translating to MISQEVSIADIINKQRAYFNTGKTKDINFRLEQLKTLKQAVTQQKDAIINALKADLNKPEFESYATEIGVIQEISYAIKHIKTWAKPQKAPVSPQFFPASARIYPEPLGVVLIISPWNYPFSLIISPLVGAIAAGNCAILKPSELTPNTSRLLNEMIKQYFDPAYITVVEGGVQTSQQLLAEKFDHIFFTGGTAVGKIVMEAAAKNLTPVTLELGGKSPCIVGSDINIEHTARRITWGKFLNCGQTCIAPDYLLVNKSIKENFLNELQKCLQEFYGDNPARSSDYGRIVSKKHFERLAHFLKEGKVRIGGETNPSELYIAPTVLEDVSLTDSVMEEEIFGPILPVIEYTDITEAIDLINSKSKPLALYLFSNNKNLQQQVLQQTSSGGVCINDTVIQVAVSSLPFGGVGDSGIGKYHGKSSFDTFSHYKSVLHNPFWLDLKWRYAPYKDKLSTLKRLIG from the coding sequence ATGATTTCTCAAGAAGTGTCAATTGCCGATATCATCAACAAACAACGTGCCTATTTCAATACTGGTAAGACAAAAGACATTAATTTTCGACTTGAACAACTAAAAACTTTAAAACAAGCAGTCACTCAGCAAAAAGACGCAATTATCAATGCACTAAAAGCAGACTTAAACAAACCAGAATTTGAGAGTTATGCAACAGAAATTGGAGTCATCCAAGAAATTAGCTATGCTATCAAGCATATCAAAACTTGGGCTAAACCTCAGAAAGCACCAGTTTCTCCACAATTTTTTCCTGCATCCGCACGCATTTATCCAGAACCGCTAGGAGTGGTTTTAATTATTAGTCCTTGGAACTATCCATTTTCTTTAATCATCTCACCATTAGTTGGCGCTATTGCAGCAGGAAATTGTGCAATTCTTAAACCTTCAGAACTCACACCAAACACGTCTCGTCTTCTCAATGAGATGATCAAACAATATTTCGATCCAGCTTATATTACAGTGGTCGAAGGAGGTGTGCAAACAAGTCAACAACTACTAGCAGAAAAATTTGACCATATCTTTTTCACTGGTGGTACAGCTGTCGGGAAAATAGTTATGGAAGCAGCCGCTAAAAACCTGACACCTGTCACCTTAGAATTGGGTGGAAAGAGTCCTTGTATCGTAGGTTCTGACATTAATATTGAACACACTGCAAGACGCATTACTTGGGGCAAGTTTCTCAACTGCGGACAAACTTGTATTGCACCAGACTATCTTTTAGTGAATAAAAGCATCAAAGAAAATTTCTTAAATGAACTTCAGAAATGCTTGCAAGAATTTTATGGAGACAATCCTGCAAGGAGTTCTGATTATGGAAGGATTGTCAGTAAAAAACATTTTGAGAGATTGGCTCATTTCCTGAAAGAGGGCAAAGTTCGCATTGGCGGAGAAACCAACCCTTCAGAACTTTATATTGCCCCAACAGTGCTTGAGGATGTCTCCTTAACAGACTCCGTCATGGAAGAAGAAATTTTTGGCCCGATTCTTCCAGTGATAGAATACACGGACATAACAGAAGCGATTGACTTAATTAATTCTAAATCAAAACCCTTGGCTTTATATTTATTTTCTAATAACAAAAATCTGCAACAACAAGTCTTGCAGCAAACCTCATCCGGTGGAGTTTGTATTAACGACACAGTCATACAGGTTGCAGTTTCATCTTTACCATTTGGCGGTGTAGGTGATAGTGGAATTGGCAAGTACCACGGGAAATCTAGTTTTGACACCTTTTCCCATTACAAAAGTGTCTTGCACAATCCCTTCTGGCTGGATTTAAAATGGCGATATGCTCCCTACAAAGACAAGTTATCTACACTGAAGCGACTTATTGGTTAG
- a CDS encoding 2'-5' RNA ligase family protein, whose translation MSNNYITQQKQIIRQVKDSIHQRQSKLSIVEMRNDYENDDAICLASLTFPSKDIAQTISKEIITPLQSLDSRHFYYSSEELLHITIKNVRTVHNPPLFKNEDVVKVHELFTQIVPNFQSFTFRLEGLILFPTSVSLTGYCNETLKKLVQALDVGLREIGVPDNKKYISDTVFFGNMTLCRFTDEPSASFQNKVKELQNLYIGEMRVTEISLVICNAVCHPKTKKVIGTYKLSQ comes from the coding sequence ATGAGTAATAACTACATCACACAGCAAAAACAAATTATCCGACAGGTAAAAGATAGTATTCACCAACGGCAAAGTAAATTGAGCATTGTTGAGATGCGAAATGATTATGAGAACGATGATGCAATTTGTCTGGCATCATTAACTTTTCCGTCAAAAGACATTGCCCAAACAATATCAAAAGAAATCATTACTCCGTTACAAAGCTTAGATTCTCGGCATTTCTATTATTCAAGTGAAGAATTACTGCATATAACTATTAAAAATGTCCGAACTGTACACAATCCTCCGCTTTTTAAAAACGAAGATGTCGTGAAAGTTCATGAATTATTTACTCAAATCGTTCCAAATTTCCAATCTTTCACTTTTCGTTTGGAGGGTTTAATTTTATTTCCAACGAGTGTTTCTTTAACAGGGTATTGCAATGAGACGCTAAAAAAGTTAGTTCAAGCGTTAGATGTGGGCTTAAGAGAAATAGGTGTACCAGATAATAAAAAATATATCTCTGATACAGTTTTTTTTGGAAATATGACCTTATGTAGATTTACAGATGAGCCTAGCGCATCATTTCAAAATAAAGTCAAAGAACTGCAAAATCTTTATATTGGAGAAATGCGGGTGACTGAAATTAGCCTCGTCATATGCAACGCCGTTTGTCATCCCAAAACAAAAAAAGTTATAGGTACTTATAAGTTAAGTCAGTAA
- a CDS encoding sulfite oxidase-like oxidoreductase: protein MVGKFFRKPTEQDGERVPPGQHLTKGFPVLTYGATPQVSTDEWEFRVWGLAKPVTFTWSDFLALPQHEFTADFHCVTRWSKLDVKWTGIKVTDFMKLIEVDAKADYVMEHCYGGYTTNISMKDFVLEENFFAFQVFGEPLPAEHGGPLRLVVPHLYAWKSAKWINGLEFLEREELGFWERNGYHRRGEPWAEERYSN, encoded by the coding sequence ATGGTGGGAAAGTTTTTTCGGAAGCCTACAGAACAAGATGGAGAACGGGTTCCTCCCGGTCAGCACTTGACCAAGGGATTTCCTGTATTAACCTACGGTGCGACTCCTCAAGTTAGCACAGACGAATGGGAGTTTCGGGTATGGGGTTTGGCAAAACCTGTAACCTTTACCTGGTCAGATTTTCTGGCGCTTCCACAGCATGAATTTACAGCGGATTTCCATTGTGTGACGCGCTGGTCAAAACTTGATGTCAAGTGGACTGGTATCAAGGTTACAGATTTTATGAAACTCATTGAGGTAGACGCCAAAGCAGATTATGTTATGGAACACTGCTACGGTGGCTACACAACTAATATCTCAATGAAAGACTTTGTGCTGGAAGAAAACTTCTTTGCCTTTCAAGTCTTTGGAGAACCCTTACCAGCAGAACATGGGGGTCCATTAAGACTCGTTGTTCCTCACCTCTACGCTTGGAAAAGTGCCAAGTGGATTAATGGTTTAGAGTTCTTGGAACGCGAAGAGTTGGGTTTTTGGGAACGCAATGGCTATCACCGACGTGGTGAACCTTGGGCTGAAGAACGCTACAGCAATTAA
- the rpmF gene encoding 50S ribosomal protein L32, protein MAVPKKKTSKSKRDKRRATWRHKAVVEAQKALSLGKSILTGRSTFVYPNAEEEEEEES, encoded by the coding sequence ATGGCAGTTCCTAAGAAGAAAACATCGAAGTCCAAACGAGACAAACGTCGAGCAACATGGAGGCACAAAGCCGTAGTTGAAGCTCAAAAAGCTCTTTCTCTGGGCAAGTCTATTTTGACTGGACGTTCTACTTTTGTGTATCCAAATGCTGAAGAAGAGGAAGAAGAGGAATCATAA
- a CDS encoding caspase family protein: MANNWAIAIGINQYQFFQPLDCAQADAEAVKDFLVTNGGFLPQQCLVITETSPPFEDRSTYPTKENILLLLEDFAATSWQPQDRLWFFFSGYGVNYKGQDYLMPVFGDPNRVEQTGIEVRSLMQSLQVANLDVLLLLDINRAFGTYTDAYVGKETIELAKELQISTILSCQPEQFSHESRELGHGFFTAALLEALRYGNGNHLTHLEKYLSVRTPELCQHYWRPTQNPVIILVPKRQAQVISPPLEDKREAKVKEVAKEVAEVAGKNTPSSSSSPSSVSSPHPQKKSSNNHFLPLVLLWSIATMLVLCLIAVFLLRDRVGVKLGQIVPPSFKSATNTRKIVDPPQPETSPSPTILTQPETQLIPEVTSSSQVTPIRDESKQSKQALLELEKMSLSQTQASDLRQAIDTAGKIPPDDPKYEKAQENIKIWSRMILDLAQTRVKQKQYANAISAAQLVPKDQAVYSKAQTSIKQWRLQAKQYVTNTTLVDAAVGLIRDGQASTYNRAIEVAKKVPRDEPGFDVAQKSINSWSENILRLAKQRANRKEFKAAIETATLVPEETAAYKQAQNAIAQWQKNSQ; encoded by the coding sequence ATGGCAAATAACTGGGCAATCGCAATTGGTATCAATCAATATCAGTTCTTTCAGCCTTTAGACTGCGCTCAAGCTGATGCTGAAGCAGTCAAAGATTTTTTGGTGACGAATGGTGGTTTTTTACCGCAACAGTGTCTGGTAATAACAGAGACTTCGCCACCGTTTGAAGATAGATCTACCTATCCCACTAAAGAAAATATTTTACTACTGCTTGAAGATTTTGCTGCTACTTCCTGGCAGCCCCAAGACCGATTATGGTTTTTCTTCAGTGGTTATGGCGTCAATTATAAAGGACAAGATTATTTAATGCCCGTGTTCGGCGATCCCAATCGCGTTGAACAGACGGGTATAGAAGTGCGATCGCTCATGCAGAGTCTGCAAGTAGCGAATCTCGATGTATTGTTATTGCTTGATATCAACCGTGCTTTCGGAACTTACACAGATGCTTACGTTGGAAAAGAAACAATAGAACTAGCTAAAGAACTACAAATTTCCACTATTCTTTCTTGTCAACCAGAGCAATTTTCTCACGAAAGTCGCGAACTAGGGCATGGATTCTTTACAGCCGCCCTGTTAGAAGCTTTACGTTACGGTAATGGCAATCATTTGACGCATTTAGAAAAATACTTGAGTGTTCGCACACCGGAACTGTGTCAACATTACTGGCGTCCCACACAAAATCCTGTCATTATTTTAGTACCGAAGCGACAGGCGCAAGTTATTTCTCCACCATTGGAGGATAAACGTGAAGCGAAAGTTAAGGAAGTCGCAAAGGAAGTCGCAGAAGTTGCAGGAAAAAATACTCCCTCATCTTCCTCATCTCCCTCATCTGTGTCATCTCCTCATCCTCAAAAAAAGTCGTCAAACAACCATTTTTTGCCGCTGGTTCTACTGTGGAGCATAGCTACAATGCTTGTTCTATGCTTAATTGCGGTTTTTTTGTTGCGCGATCGCGTAGGAGTCAAGTTAGGGCAAATAGTACCACCATCTTTCAAAAGTGCGACTAATACCAGAAAGATTGTTGATCCACCACAACCCGAAACCTCACCATCACCAACCATACTCACCCAACCAGAAACCCAATTAATCCCCGAAGTCACTTCTAGTTCACAAGTCACTCCCATTCGTGACGAATCCAAACAATCTAAGCAAGCGCTATTGGAACTAGAGAAAATGTCTCTGAGTCAAACTCAAGCGAGTGATTTGAGACAAGCAATTGATACGGCTGGTAAAATTCCGCCTGATGATCCTAAGTATGAAAAAGCTCAGGAAAACATCAAGATTTGGAGCCGCATGATTTTAGATTTAGCACAAACTCGTGTTAAGCAAAAACAGTATGCAAATGCTATTTCCGCTGCACAGTTAGTTCCCAAAGACCAAGCTGTATACTCAAAAGCACAAACGTCTATTAAGCAGTGGCGATTACAAGCAAAGCAGTATGTGACTAATACAACCCTTGTTGATGCTGCTGTTGGCTTAATTCGCGATGGACAGGCTTCTACCTACAATCGCGCTATAGAAGTTGCTAAAAAAGTTCCACGAGATGAACCAGGTTTTGATGTTGCTCAAAAATCTATCAACTCATGGAGTGAAAATATTTTGCGTCTTGCCAAACAACGAGCAAACCGAAAAGAATTCAAAGCTGCGATTGAAACCGCTACTTTAGTTCCAGAGGAAACAGCTGCATACAAACAAGCGCAGAATGCAATTGCACAATGGCAAAAAAACAGTCAATAG
- a CDS encoding Mo-dependent nitrogenase C-terminal domain-containing protein — MKVYHNTTKKIFLASWVPLNQAQQDAPAAEMHRPSPKPEFGILQSIRRWLDNVPVRDRQLAHRLCKFIPSQCPFERDVKLFGKTLFHIPPMCKLNPVYEELVGLRFRALCYLADECGEDVTQYC, encoded by the coding sequence ATGAAGGTATATCATAATACCACAAAAAAAATCTTTTTGGCAAGCTGGGTGCCGCTAAATCAAGCACAACAAGACGCCCCAGCAGCCGAGATGCATCGTCCTTCGCCTAAGCCTGAATTTGGTATTCTCCAATCCATACGGCGATGGTTAGACAATGTTCCAGTTCGCGATCGCCAACTAGCTCATCGCTTGTGCAAGTTCATTCCTTCCCAGTGTCCTTTTGAGCGCGATGTGAAATTATTTGGGAAAACCCTGTTTCATATTCCGCCAATGTGCAAGCTTAACCCTGTCTATGAAGAGTTGGTTGGCTTACGTTTTCGAGCGCTATGCTATCTAGCTGATGAATGCGGCGAAGATGTCACACAGTACTGCTAA
- a CDS encoding anion transporter, producing MLLRQLAIYGVLGLTYLGLALGYLPGLRMNRATIALVGSAFLIGLGALNLQEAWDAIDATTIVFLLSMMVVNANLSFAGFFQRALAVLLSFTRSPFGLLIALTCVSGVLSAFFLNDTLALILTPLTLSLTQALNLNPIPYLLALAGATNIGSVATLSGNPQNILIGSFSGIHYIDFLRALAPVALIGLVIEIGLLWLLYPEVRSTQPSEQLLLKKGRIFKPLYQKTIIITTGLLIAFAVGLPLAVSALVAASLLLITRRIKPQRILKEVDWNLLMMFSGLFILTKVTQKLNLLQPFTYVVNSGVGLLSVTAVLSNLISNVPAVLLLQPLIPKDNTQSWLLLAASSTLAGNLTLFGSVANLILAEAAGELGYKLTFWEHLRFGVPLTVLTLLLVYVLIH from the coding sequence ATTCTCCTTCGACAACTTGCAATCTATGGCGTATTAGGGCTAACTTACCTGGGATTAGCACTGGGCTATCTTCCAGGTCTACGGATGAACCGTGCGACAATTGCTCTGGTAGGTTCTGCATTTCTCATTGGTTTGGGTGCTCTCAATTTGCAAGAAGCATGGGATGCCATTGATGCCACTACCATCGTGTTTTTGTTAAGCATGATGGTTGTCAATGCTAATCTATCCTTTGCTGGTTTTTTTCAGCGGGCACTAGCAGTGCTGTTGAGTTTCACCCGCAGTCCTTTTGGTTTGTTAATCGCCTTAACTTGTGTGAGTGGTGTCCTCTCCGCCTTTTTTCTCAATGACACCTTGGCACTGATTTTGACACCATTGACTTTGAGTCTGACACAAGCGCTGAACTTGAATCCAATTCCCTATCTACTTGCACTCGCAGGAGCAACTAACATTGGTTCAGTAGCCACTTTGAGCGGTAATCCCCAAAACATTCTTATTGGCTCTTTCTCTGGTATTCACTACATAGATTTTCTGCGGGCATTAGCTCCCGTCGCTTTGATAGGGTTGGTAATTGAGATAGGATTATTGTGGCTACTTTACCCTGAGGTGCGCTCAACTCAACCCAGCGAGCAATTACTCCTTAAGAAGGGACGCATTTTCAAACCTCTTTATCAAAAAACCATTATCATCACCACTGGGTTGCTTATCGCCTTTGCTGTGGGTTTACCTTTAGCAGTATCTGCTTTGGTAGCTGCTAGCCTTTTGCTCATCACTCGAAGGATTAAACCACAGCGAATTCTCAAAGAGGTGGACTGGAATTTGCTAATGATGTTTTCTGGACTGTTCATCCTAACAAAAGTGACACAAAAGTTGAACTTGTTGCAGCCATTTACTTATGTAGTTAACTCTGGTGTTGGTCTTTTAAGCGTAACAGCTGTTTTATCTAATCTAATTTCTAACGTTCCTGCTGTACTCCTGCTGCAACCCTTAATTCCTAAAGATAATACCCAGTCTTGGCTATTACTTGCAGCTAGTTCAACCCTAGCTGGAAATTTAACTTTGTTTGGTTCAGTCGCTAACTTAATCCTCGCAGAAGCAGCTGGTGAGTTGGGGTACAAGTTAACTTTTTGGGAACATCTGCGCTTTGGGGTACCGCTGACAGTGTTAACTTTACTTCTAGTGTATGTGTTGATTCATTGA